GTCGGCTTCCAGGCCGGCGGTGAGTGCGACGGTCAGACCGCCCGCGAGCAGAGATACCTCGGCCGCGACGAAGATCGTTTCGGGCAGCATCGCGATCGCCATGAGCATCGCGGTGTTGGCGCCGATGGCGGCGCCGCCCCAGGCCCAGTCGCTGCCGCCGAGGCCACGGGCGATGAGCAGACCGGCGCCGGCGAGGCCGGGTACGGCGGTGAGCGCGGCGGTCAGCACGAGGCCGACCGGCACCGCGGTCTGGCGTTGGCGCAACCCCCAGGCGGTGCCGAGCAGAGCCATGCTGGCGACGGTGAGCCCCACAGCCGCACCGGTGTCGGTGCCGTAACTCAGCGAGAGCAGGACGGCCGCCGCGATCAGCAGGATGAGGCCGAGGGCGAGCACGACAGGCCCGGGGTGGACGCTGTTGCGGCGTAGCTGTTCGGTTTCCTCGGCGACGGCCTCGTCGATGTCTTTGACGTCGAGGACGTCGACCGTGCCCGCTGCGAGGTCGTACAGGTAAAGCACCTCGCCGTCGACGACACCGGCCTGCAGCAGTCCGGTGTCGAGGGCGAACGGCCCGGTGTCGGGGCGGGCCAGCGACCAGACGGGTGGAAGCTGGTCGGAGCCGTCCTGGCCGCAGATTTCGGCGAGGCGGGGGCTGTACTCCCCCACCGGGCTGAGCGACGGCAGTGCGATGTCGACGCTGCGATAGGTGCCCACCACTGTGACCCGGGTGTGTTCGTTCGCCATGCGAAGGCCTTTCAGTTGACGGGTTCGAGCGCCGGCACGGGAACGGCGGTCTGGATGAGCTGGCCGGGGTGGCCGCGCCGGACCAGGACGCCGCGGCCGGGCGGGCGCTGGGCGGCGCGTTCGTCGCCGAGGATGACGCCTTCCCGGTGGTCGCCGGAGAGCACGAGGCCGCCGCAGCCCATGTCGCGGATGCGGCTGGCGAGCTGGTCGGACATGCCGGAGCGGACCATGCCGCCGACCCGGCGGGCGAGAACGAGGTGCAGGCCGACCTCGCGGGCCTGCGGGATGAACGGGATGAGGGGGGCGAGCACGGCCTGCGGGCCGCCGGAGAGCAGGTCGTAGTCGTCGACGACGACGTAGATCTCCGTGCCTTCCCACCAGTCGCGGGCTTTGAGCTGGGCGGGGGTGATGCCGGGCGGCGGGATCCGTTCCTTGAGTTTGTCGACGACGCTCTGGACGTAGACCCGTGCGCTGTCGGCGTCACCGGCGTACGCGCCGAGGTGTTCGGGTTCCACGGCGTCCACGAGCGAGTGGCGGTAGTCGAACAGGACCACCCGCATGTCGTACGGGGAGATGCGTTCGGTGAGCCCGGCCAGCCACGTACGCAGGAAGGTGCTCTTGCCGGAACCGGCGTCGCCGTAGATGAGGAAGTGCGGGTCGCCGGTGGTGAGGTCGAGCCCGACGGTGCGCAGGTCGTTCTCGGCGACGCCGATCGGCACGGTCGCGGGGGTGGCAGCGGCCAGGGCGGGCAGCTCGGCGACAGTGATGCGCTGCGGCAGCAACCGGATCGGAGGCGCGGCAGGACCGGCCCAGTGCTCGGCGACCTGGGCGATGGTGTCCTCCTGGGCTTCGCGCAGCCCGTCCGCGGAGTCGACGCCGTCGAGGCGGGGCAGCACGAGCTGGAAGTAGATGCCCGGTGCGCTGATGCCGCGGCCCGGCACCCCGGCGGGCACCCGGGCGGCGATGCGGCGGTTGACGTCGGATTCGCTCGGATCGTTGAGGCGCAGCTCGATGCGGGTGCCGATGCTGTCTCGCAGGGCGGGCCGGATGTCGTTCCAGCGTCCGGAGGTGAGCACCAGGTGCACTCCGGCGCCCAGGCCGCGCGCGGCGATCTCGTTGACCGCGGCCTCGGCGCCCTCGAACTCGGTGCGCAGCGCACCCCAGTTGTCGATCATCAGGAAGACGTGCGGGGCGCCGAGGTCGGCGAAGGTCTCGATGCCCTTGGCGCGCATGGTGCGTTCTCGTTCGACGATCAGTGCGCGCATCTCGGCGAAGGTGCGGCTGACCAGCTCGGGTTCGGCGCGACCGGCGACCGTGCCGACGTGCGGTGCCGCCGCGTACGGGTGAAGTGTCCCGCCGCCGAAGTCGATGCAGTAGAACCGCATCTCCTCGGGGGTGTGGGTGAGCATTCCGGCGAGCATGATCGTGCGCAGGAGCGAGCTGCGCCCGGTCCGTGGCGCGCCGACGGCGGCGAGGTGCCCGTGAGCGCCGCCGAAGTCCATGACGAGCGTCTCCTGGTCCTGTTTGATGGGCAGGTCGAGCAGGCCGATCGGCACGGCGAGGCGCCCGGACAGCGGCCAGACGTGGGCGGAGTAGCCGCGTTCCGCCTGGACGGAAGGTCGGCCGATCAGGTGGTCGAGGGCCAGCGCGGCGGGCAGCGGCGGCAGCCACACCTGGTGCGCGGGGCTGGTGACCGAGGTCAGCCGGTCCACCACGATCTTCAGCTCGGTCGGGCCGGGCCGGGCGGTGAGCTGCGGCTCCTCGGTCTCCTGCGCCATCGAGGTGTGGGTGCGCAGGTCGAACGGGAGCAGCGCGCCGTCGCCGCGGCCGATGCTGAACCGTTCCTCCGCGCTGACGTAGGGGGCGGAGACGTGGGCGACGCGGAACCGCTGGTAGATCGACTCGTCTACTTTCAGGTACGCCGAGCCGGGGATCGGGGGGAGTTTGTACGCGTCGGTGGTGCCGATGACCGTTCGGCTCTCGGCGGCGCTGAAGGTGCGCAGGCAGATCCGGTAGGACAGGTGCGAGTCCAGCCCACGCAGCTTGCCCTCCTCGAGCCGTTGGGTGGCCATGAGCAGGTGCATGCCGAGGCTGCGGCCGACCCGGCCGATCTGGACGAACAGCTCGGCGAACTCGGGGCGCCCGGAGAGCAGTTCGCCGAACTCGTCGACCACGATGAGCAGCGTGGGCAGCGGTTCGAGCGGGGTGCCGTCGGCCGCGACGGCGCCGGCCGCGCGGCGCATCTGGTATTCGCGCACGGTGTCGATGTTGCCGGCATCACGCAGGATCCGCTGACGGCGCTGCTGTTCACCCATGAGGGCGGCGAGCACCCGGTCGATCATGGCGGCGTCGTCGGCGAGGTTGGTGATCAGCCCGGAGACGTGGGGCAGGCCTTGCAGCGGCGCGAACGCCGCGCCGCCCTTGAAGTCGATGAGGACGAAGCTGAGAAGCTCCGGCGAGTGGGTCAGCGCGAGGCCGGTGACCATCGTACGCAGCAACTCGCTCTTGCCGGAGCCGGTGGCGCCGACGATCAGGCCGTGCGGGCCGGAGCCGCCCTGCCCGGATTCCTTGATGTCGAGCACGACGGTCTGGCCTTCGCCGTCGACCCCGATCGGCGCGCGCAGCATCCGCGGGTCGCCGGCGGTGACCCATCGGCTGGTGACGTCGCCGCGACCGGGGTCGGTGCCGAGGATCATCTCGCTGAGCGAGCGGGTGCGGGTGAGGACCTGTTCGCGTTCGTCGCTGAGCCGCAGCGGCGCGAGGTTGCGCGCGATGAGCTCGGCCAGCAACGGCGACACGTCGTCGGGCCGGCAGCGCAGCGCCGGGGTGACGACCAGATCGCGGCGTCCTTCGGTGACCACGTGTCCGGCGTCGTCGAAGCGGATCCGCAGGTCGACCCGGCTGGGTTCGTCCAACTCCCGTTCGCCGCAGAAGATCAGAGTGAGGCCGAGCTGGGGTCCGGCCCCGGCGAGCAGGGCGGCCATCAGGTCGGAGCGGCCCCATTCGGAGAACGGCGCGAATCCGGTGAAGAGCACGACCAACCGCCGCTGCTTGGCGGCGGGGCGATCGCCACTGAACCCATTACGCCGGGTGGTCTGCAGTTCGGTGCGCTGGGTGAGTTCGGCCTGCAGGAAGGTGGCCAGGACATCGGGGCCCTCGGCGACCAGCGACACCGATCCGCTGTCACTGCGGGCGTCCGGCTCGAAGGTGTGCGGCAACCACTTGGTCCATTCCCAGTGTTCAGAGCTGGCGGTCTCGATCACCAGGGTGACGTCGTCGGGGGCGTGCAGGACGGCGATCTGGCACAGCAGGGC
This portion of the Micromonospora zamorensis genome encodes:
- a CDS encoding EsaB/YukD family protein, with the protein product MANEHTRVTVVGTYRSVDIALPSLSPVGEYSPRLAEICGQDGSDQLPPVWSLARPDTGPFALDTGLLQAGVVDGEVLYLYDLAAGTVDVLDVKDIDEAVAEETEQLRRNSVHPGPVVLALGLILLIAAAVLLSLSYGTDTGAAVGLTVASMALLGTAWGLRQRQTAVPVGLVLTAALTAVPGLAGAGLLIARGLGGSDWAWGGAAIGANTAMLMAIAMLPETIFVAAEVSLLAGGLTVALTAGLEADTVESAAIAAAVATGMLALGRRIAALITAWTPVRPIPELVHTSARILPIVLAGPVLALAVAMPVLALSGRWFAVILALFICIAIAVRARGAAFTTELYLLGGAATIGVFGLLVAAARAYATSGGVAAVILLGAGLLVIAAGVAMSVFMPPAKPHGPGPKPPIRRSRAEALGVLAAILIAPLTMGVFGVFGHLMMMGRTIF
- the eccCb gene encoding type VII secretion protein EccCb, with protein sequence MSRLAFHRPARMLLPQLPEQTVTLPSPPEPPTDNQANSAWTLILPLLSSVGMSAYMITFGKPALIIIGVLFFVTSAGAVIAMRMQQRSTSGRTARKQRVRYRRHLALARDQAREVAQAQRTVAALANPDPQRLWSISINRHRVWERRQDDADFLRVRIGHGAVRLATPIELDPKMDPLGDYDWDSMQAAHRLIDRMGHLDNQPMIIDVGNAGVISVVGDPARTDLLTRALLCQIAVLHAPDDVTLVIETASSEHWEWTKWLPHTFEPDARSDSGSVSLVAEGPDVLATFLQAELTQRTELQTTRRNGFSGDRPAAKQRRLVVLFTGFAPFSEWGRSDLMAALLAGAGPQLGLTLIFCGERELDEPSRVDLRIRFDDAGHVVTEGRRDLVVTPALRCRPDDVSPLLAELIARNLAPLRLSDEREQVLTRTRSLSEMILGTDPGRGDVTSRWVTAGDPRMLRAPIGVDGEGQTVVLDIKESGQGGSGPHGLIVGATGSGKSELLRTMVTGLALTHSPELLSFVLIDFKGGAAFAPLQGLPHVSGLITNLADDAAMIDRVLAALMGEQQRRQRILRDAGNIDTVREYQMRRAAGAVAADGTPLEPLPTLLIVVDEFGELLSGRPEFAELFVQIGRVGRSLGMHLLMATQRLEEGKLRGLDSHLSYRICLRTFSAAESRTVIGTTDAYKLPPIPGSAYLKVDESIYQRFRVAHVSAPYVSAEERFSIGRGDGALLPFDLRTHTSMAQETEEPQLTARPGPTELKIVVDRLTSVTSPAHQVWLPPLPAALALDHLIGRPSVQAERGYSAHVWPLSGRLAVPIGLLDLPIKQDQETLVMDFGGAHGHLAAVGAPRTGRSSLLRTIMLAGMLTHTPEEMRFYCIDFGGGTLHPYAAAPHVGTVAGRAEPELVSRTFAEMRALIVERERTMRAKGIETFADLGAPHVFLMIDNWGALRTEFEGAEAAVNEIAARGLGAGVHLVLTSGRWNDIRPALRDSIGTRIELRLNDPSESDVNRRIAARVPAGVPGRGISAPGIYFQLVLPRLDGVDSADGLREAQEDTIAQVAEHWAGPAAPPIRLLPQRITVAELPALAAATPATVPIGVAENDLRTVGLDLTTGDPHFLIYGDAGSGKSTFLRTWLAGLTERISPYDMRVVLFDYRHSLVDAVEPEHLGAYAGDADSARVYVQSVVDKLKERIPPPGITPAQLKARDWWEGTEIYVVVDDYDLLSGGPQAVLAPLIPFIPQAREVGLHLVLARRVGGMVRSGMSDQLASRIRDMGCGGLVLSGDHREGVILGDERAAQRPPGRGVLVRRGHPGQLIQTAVPVPALEPVN